The proteins below come from a single Vibrio natriegens NBRC 15636 = ATCC 14048 = DSM 759 genomic window:
- a CDS encoding phosphotransferase enzyme family protein, which yields MEQLHGGRENAIYRLGDKVSRPSGKWSETVQKLLLHIANKGFTSAPKPFGFDNNGNEILSYVEGEVFNYPLKGNIATVEALVSAGQLLRQYHDASRSFISENSAENVTWMLPCREPMEVICHGDYAPYNVALVGSKVVGVIDFDTAHPAPRNWDIAYALYCWAPFKTDKYDAMGDLHSQSIRAKQFCDAYGLSKAERISLVTDMCHRIQALVDHMRNEASKGNEAFIANIKDGHHLAYLADIKYLENNSHHITDVLMCDECL from the coding sequence ATGGAACAACTGCATGGCGGACGAGAAAATGCAATTTATCGCTTAGGGGACAAGGTGTCTCGCCCAAGTGGTAAATGGTCTGAAACCGTTCAAAAGTTGCTATTACATATCGCCAATAAAGGCTTTACTTCTGCCCCAAAACCTTTCGGCTTTGACAACAATGGCAATGAAATTCTGTCATATGTTGAGGGTGAGGTTTTCAACTATCCTCTCAAAGGAAATATCGCAACTGTAGAAGCTCTCGTTTCAGCTGGCCAACTATTACGTCAGTATCATGATGCATCTCGCTCATTTATATCAGAAAATTCAGCGGAAAATGTAACTTGGATGCTCCCATGTAGAGAACCGATGGAGGTTATCTGCCATGGTGACTATGCGCCATATAATGTTGCTTTGGTTGGTTCCAAAGTCGTAGGGGTAATTGACTTTGACACTGCTCACCCGGCTCCAAGGAATTGGGATATTGCTTACGCACTTTATTGTTGGGCTCCATTCAAAACAGATAAATATGATGCAATGGGGGATCTACATTCGCAGTCGATTAGGGCAAAGCAGTTTTGTGATGCTTATGGTTTGAGTAAAGCGGAACGAATTTCTCTTGTTACTGATATGTGCCACCGAATCCAAGCGTTGGTCGATCATATGCGGAATGAAGCGAGTAAAGGAAATGAAGCTTTTATCGCAAATATTAAAGATGGCCATCACTTGGCGTATTTAGCTGATATCAAATATTTGGAAAATAATTCACACCACATAACAGACGTATTGATGTGTGACGAATGCCTATAG
- a CDS encoding DUF2059 domain-containing protein, protein MKNLRKFIVVALLVASPISGMAADKQEVVDRLLEVMKVEKQLSGGFEAMTPVIEQLANNLQLNATEKEELVNIYRDWFINDINRQNIIVEMGALYSQAFSQQEIELMIEFYATPVGQKLVEKSPALMQAGAQLGMQEAERAQPKLIETLTPFLEKHQIQ, encoded by the coding sequence ATGAAAAATTTACGCAAGTTTATAGTGGTAGCTTTACTTGTGGCTAGCCCAATTAGTGGTATGGCAGCTGATAAACAAGAAGTCGTCGATCGCTTACTAGAGGTGATGAAAGTTGAGAAACAGCTTTCCGGTGGCTTTGAAGCAATGACACCAGTCATCGAACAATTAGCGAATAACCTTCAGTTGAATGCAACTGAAAAAGAGGAACTCGTTAACATTTATAGAGATTGGTTCATCAATGATATTAATCGCCAAAACATCATCGTTGAGATGGGTGCACTTTATTCTCAAGCTTTCAGCCAACAAGAAATCGAATTAATGATTGAGTTTTACGCGACACCTGTAGGACAAAAACTTGTAGAAAAATCGCCGGCATTAATGCAAGCAGGCGCTCAACTAGGCATGCAAGAAGCTGAGCGTGCTCAACCCAAACTTATTGAGACACTGACTCCTTTCTTAGAAAAGCACCAAATACAGTAG
- a CDS encoding ABC transporter ATP-binding protein, with the protein MMLVANNVNIQIESLTLAKNFNFTLEPGQVTAVLGPNGAGKSTLLKAIFGDVNLASGSISHYGDELDSKSLSSWRAKFGYMPQDIGLQVSLTVLEVVLMGRLDSLSLRIDDKLLGEGLQILNSIGMAHLANRNVSSLSGGQRQMILFAQAIMRNPQIMLLDEPVSALDLHHQHVLLDHLVTQTRAENYVSIMVLHDLNLAAQYADNLLVIKQGELVSVGSPKDVLTTELVKDIYQVEANVHHDNDGVPFVRTMKAS; encoded by the coding sequence ATGATGCTGGTAGCAAATAATGTAAATATTCAGATTGAGTCACTTACCCTTGCCAAGAACTTCAATTTCACATTGGAACCGGGTCAGGTAACCGCCGTTCTTGGTCCAAATGGCGCGGGTAAAAGTACGCTACTCAAAGCCATTTTTGGAGATGTTAATCTGGCCAGTGGTTCCATTTCTCATTACGGTGACGAGCTAGATAGCAAGTCCCTCTCCTCATGGCGAGCCAAGTTTGGTTACATGCCACAGGACATCGGCTTACAGGTTAGTTTGACCGTTCTTGAGGTTGTACTGATGGGACGTTTAGACAGTTTAAGCCTGCGCATCGATGACAAATTACTTGGTGAAGGCTTACAAATACTAAACAGTATTGGCATGGCGCATTTAGCGAACCGGAACGTAAGCTCTTTAAGTGGTGGTCAGCGTCAAATGATCTTGTTCGCGCAAGCCATCATGCGTAACCCACAAATTATGCTGCTTGATGAACCCGTCAGCGCGCTTGATCTTCACCACCAACATGTTTTGCTCGATCACCTTGTGACTCAAACCCGAGCCGAGAATTACGTGAGCATCATGGTATTGCATGATCTCAACCTCGCCGCGCAGTACGCCGATAATCTATTGGTAATAAAACAGGGGGAATTGGTTAGCGTAGGCTCGCCAAAAGACGTCTTAACCACAGAGTTAGTGAAAGACATCTATCAAGTGGAAGCGAATGTTCATCATGACAACGACGGCGTACCATTCGTCAGAACGATGAAGGCCAGTTAG
- a CDS encoding FecCD family ABC transporter permease has product MQSAVLEQLIQQQRKSEKRRILVIGAFGLLILTTFILDIMTGPSLLDATKVLHSLFEFIGLPYQVAPSTQIIVTELRLPIAIMAIVVGGALGMGGAEMQTLLNNTMASPYTLGMAAAAGFGAAITLYMGSFGLSSYYAVPMGAFLCCMLSACFLFSLASARHISSGQLILAGIALLFLFQSLLSLVQFVSSPELSQQILFWLFGSLTKATWNTVAITSAVVFVGGILLLKDAWKLTALRLGEERAKSVGVNITRLRMKTLFIVAVITATVTSFVGIIGFVGIVAPNMAKSMVGEDQRFFLPLSFLIGAFLLSGASVLSKIIVPGALFPIGIVTAIIGVPFFFWLILAKRG; this is encoded by the coding sequence GTGCAATCTGCAGTTTTAGAACAACTTATTCAGCAACAACGTAAGAGTGAAAAACGTCGAATCTTGGTGATCGGAGCTTTTGGCTTACTCATCCTGACGACCTTCATCCTTGATATCATGACAGGCCCCTCTTTACTGGATGCAACCAAAGTACTCCACTCTCTGTTTGAGTTCATCGGCTTGCCCTATCAGGTTGCGCCATCCACCCAGATCATTGTGACTGAGTTGCGACTGCCAATCGCGATAATGGCGATTGTTGTTGGCGGCGCGCTTGGTATGGGCGGCGCAGAGATGCAAACCTTACTCAATAATACAATGGCCAGTCCGTACACCTTGGGTATGGCGGCAGCGGCTGGTTTTGGCGCGGCGATTACTCTTTATATGGGGTCCTTCGGTTTAAGCAGCTATTACGCGGTGCCGATGGGAGCATTCTTATGCTGTATGCTTTCAGCGTGTTTTCTATTCTCGTTAGCATCAGCTCGTCATATTAGCTCGGGACAACTCATTCTGGCGGGTATTGCCCTACTGTTCTTATTCCAGTCACTCTTATCTCTGGTGCAGTTTGTCTCCTCTCCAGAGCTTAGCCAGCAGATCCTGTTTTGGCTGTTTGGTAGCTTAACGAAAGCAACCTGGAATACAGTCGCGATTACCTCTGCAGTTGTCTTCGTCGGCGGGATATTATTACTTAAAGACGCATGGAAGCTGACCGCCCTACGACTGGGTGAAGAGCGAGCGAAAAGCGTCGGCGTGAACATCACTCGCTTACGCATGAAAACGCTGTTTATTGTCGCGGTCATCACCGCTACTGTCACCAGTTTCGTTGGGATAATCGGATTCGTAGGCATTGTCGCGCCAAACATGGCTAAATCTATGGTGGGAGAAGATCAGCGCTTCTTCTTACCACTCTCCTTCTTGATTGGTGCGTTCTTACTTTCTGGCGCTTCAGTACTGTCAAAGATCATCGTTCCAGGGGCACTATTCCCGATCGGTATCGTTACGGCGATCATCGGCGTACCTTTCTTTTTCTGGTTGATTTTGGCGAAGCGAGGTTAA
- a CDS encoding ABC transporter substrate-binding protein → MLKHLFALAAVCVSTLSFAEQTTVTDVLGREITFDSPAKRVVVGFYPEDYMAIGTEAAYDNVVGMSKYIWQARSASWQAYVAHRPSLDNIPEIGRVDTNAFSVEKVISLSPDVVMLADWQFKALESDVERMKSAGIAVIVVDYNAQTVERHVQTTKLIGEITGQQERAETIANEYKQNVEMISDRLAKANLDKPKVYTEYGASGVNEVGYTFGKNMWGAIATMAGGDNISAPFVEWWGKLNPEQIIAANPDVIVMTGYESGSADDSMIMGEGVDEALAKERLAGFKNRIGWSSISAVKNNRMYAAYHGACRTIIDGALIQFYAKIMYPDVFSDLNPEAAYDNFYQKYLPIKPAGTFMTEL, encoded by the coding sequence ATGTTGAAACACTTATTCGCACTTGCTGCTGTTTGCGTTAGCACGTTGTCTTTTGCCGAACAAACTACCGTTACAGATGTACTAGGGCGTGAAATTACGTTTGATTCGCCGGCGAAAAGAGTGGTAGTGGGATTCTACCCAGAAGATTACATGGCGATCGGTACCGAAGCGGCATATGACAACGTTGTAGGCATGTCAAAGTACATTTGGCAGGCACGTTCAGCAAGTTGGCAGGCGTATGTGGCGCATCGACCATCATTGGATAATATCCCTGAGATTGGCCGTGTCGATACCAATGCGTTTTCCGTTGAGAAGGTAATAAGCCTGAGCCCAGATGTGGTAATGCTTGCGGATTGGCAGTTCAAAGCACTGGAGTCAGACGTTGAGCGCATGAAGAGCGCAGGTATTGCCGTTATCGTGGTGGACTACAACGCTCAAACGGTAGAGCGTCATGTTCAGACGACTAAGCTGATTGGTGAAATCACCGGCCAGCAAGAGCGTGCAGAGACTATCGCGAATGAATACAAACAGAACGTTGAGATGATCAGCGATCGTTTAGCCAAAGCCAATCTGGATAAACCGAAAGTTTACACCGAATACGGTGCGTCTGGTGTCAATGAGGTTGGCTACACATTCGGTAAAAACATGTGGGGCGCTATTGCGACAATGGCGGGTGGCGACAACATTTCTGCACCGTTTGTTGAATGGTGGGGCAAACTGAACCCAGAACAGATCATTGCAGCAAACCCTGACGTTATCGTAATGACTGGCTACGAGTCTGGCAGTGCGGATGATTCGATGATCATGGGCGAAGGTGTTGACGAAGCATTGGCAAAAGAGCGATTAGCGGGCTTTAAAAATCGTATTGGTTGGTCTTCAATTTCTGCGGTGAAAAACAACCGTATGTATGCAGCTTACCACGGTGCTTGCCGCACGATCATCGACGGCGCGTTGATCCAGTTTTATGCCAAAATCATGTACCCAGATGTGTTTAGTGACTTAAACCCTGAAGCGGCTTACGACAACTTTTATCAGAAGTACCTGCCGATCAAACCAGCTGGCACTTTTATGACCGAGCTTTAA
- a CDS encoding M20/M25/M40 family metallo-hydrolase yields the protein MTQINQERLVDHFCQLVRIDSESMNEKQIAETLAEQLGELGFTVQKLPVPEHISNGFNVYARLEGKKEGSILMSCHMDTVTPGIGIEPIIEDGIIRSKGNTILGGDDKSGIAAIMEAVRCIQAENLAHKTLELAFTVHEEGGLFGSEYFDMTHVTSKEAIVLDTGGPIGTIVTAAPGQQKIVATIKGRPAHAGLAPEEGISAIMVAADAINQMKLLRIDEETTANIGMVNGGQATNIVMPELKIVAEARSLNGDKLEAQVNHMISTFESVAEKHGAEVDIESKRAYDAFVIEEDNAHVADIKAAFADMGIEAFTKGTGGGSDANNFNKKGLTTVNLSTGMAKVHTTEEYIAVDDMVKITQFIKHYLVK from the coding sequence ATGACACAAATCAATCAAGAACGTCTAGTTGACCACTTCTGCCAACTGGTTCGCATTGACAGCGAATCGATGAATGAAAAACAAATTGCAGAAACGCTGGCTGAACAATTGGGCGAGTTAGGCTTTACCGTTCAAAAGCTTCCTGTTCCAGAACATATTTCAAATGGCTTCAACGTATATGCGCGTTTGGAAGGCAAGAAAGAAGGCTCTATCCTGATGAGTTGCCACATGGATACAGTCACGCCAGGTATCGGTATTGAACCGATCATTGAAGACGGTATTATTCGCTCGAAAGGCAATACAATCCTTGGTGGTGACGACAAATCCGGTATCGCCGCAATTATGGAAGCTGTACGTTGCATTCAAGCGGAAAATCTAGCGCACAAAACGTTAGAACTTGCTTTCACTGTGCATGAAGAAGGTGGTCTGTTTGGCTCTGAGTACTTCGACATGACCCATGTAACGTCAAAAGAGGCAATCGTACTTGATACAGGTGGCCCAATTGGAACGATCGTGACAGCGGCTCCGGGCCAGCAAAAGATCGTTGCGACAATCAAAGGCCGCCCGGCGCACGCAGGTCTTGCGCCAGAAGAAGGCATCAGCGCAATCATGGTTGCGGCAGATGCAATTAATCAGATGAAACTCCTTCGTATCGACGAAGAAACGACGGCTAACATCGGTATGGTAAACGGTGGTCAGGCGACCAACATTGTTATGCCTGAGCTAAAAATTGTCGCTGAAGCGCGCTCGCTAAATGGTGATAAACTGGAAGCACAAGTCAACCACATGATCTCGACCTTTGAGTCTGTTGCAGAAAAACACGGTGCAGAAGTCGACATCGAATCTAAACGTGCATACGATGCGTTTGTTATTGAAGAAGACAATGCACACGTTGCTGATATCAAAGCGGCATTCGCGGATATGGGCATCGAAGCGTTTACCAAAGGCACGGGTGGCGGTAGCGATGCGAACAACTTCAACAAGAAAGGCCTGACAACCGTTAACCTTTCTACTGGGATGGCAAAAGTGCATACCACGGAAGAGTACATCGCCGTTGACGATATGGTGAAAATCACTCAGTTCATCAAGCACTACCTGGTGAAATAA
- the hppD gene encoding 4-hydroxyphenylpyruvate dioxygenase, translated as MVDAYNPLGTDGFEFVEYTAADSKGIEQLKALFVSLGFAEIAKHRSKEAWLYRQGDISFIVNAQPHSQAEAFAKVHGPSVCGMAFRVKDATAALEHAIQNGGTEYKTEIGPMELSIPAIYGIGESLLYFVDRYGKQSIYDVDFRFYDDAQERLAKSDVGLYEIDHLTHNVKQGNMDVWSGFYERIGNFREIRYFDIEGKLTGLVSRAMTAPCGKIRIPINESSDDKSQIEEFIREYNGEGIQHIALTTDDIYQTVQTLRDRGMDFMPTPDTYYEKVDQRVEGHGEDVSKLRELQILIDGAPTKDGILLQIFTQTVIGPVFFEIIQRKGNEGFGEGNFKALFESIEEDQIRRGVLNDA; from the coding sequence ATGGTGGACGCATACAACCCATTAGGTACAGACGGATTTGAGTTTGTGGAATACACGGCTGCAGACAGTAAAGGCATCGAACAACTCAAAGCACTGTTTGTATCGTTAGGCTTCGCAGAGATTGCGAAGCACCGTTCGAAAGAAGCTTGGTTATATCGTCAGGGTGACATCAGTTTTATCGTCAATGCGCAGCCTCATAGTCAAGCTGAAGCGTTTGCGAAGGTACATGGCCCGTCAGTGTGTGGGATGGCATTTCGAGTAAAAGATGCCACGGCGGCGCTTGAGCACGCAATACAAAACGGCGGAACAGAATACAAAACCGAAATCGGGCCGATGGAACTCAGCATTCCAGCCATTTATGGTATCGGCGAGAGCTTGCTCTATTTTGTTGACCGATACGGTAAGCAGAGTATTTATGATGTCGACTTCCGTTTTTACGATGATGCGCAAGAGCGTCTGGCGAAATCTGATGTGGGTCTTTACGAGATCGATCACCTGACCCATAACGTTAAACAGGGCAACATGGATGTGTGGTCTGGTTTTTATGAGCGCATCGGTAACTTCCGAGAAATTCGTTACTTCGACATTGAAGGTAAACTCACAGGCCTTGTCAGCCGTGCGATGACCGCACCTTGTGGCAAGATCCGAATTCCTATTAATGAGTCCTCTGACGATAAATCGCAAATCGAAGAGTTTATCCGTGAATACAATGGCGAAGGCATTCAGCATATCGCTCTGACAACGGATGACATCTACCAAACCGTTCAAACGTTACGCGACCGTGGTATGGACTTTATGCCAACACCAGATACCTACTACGAGAAAGTTGACCAACGTGTTGAAGGTCATGGAGAAGACGTCAGTAAACTCCGTGAGCTGCAAATCCTTATTGATGGTGCACCAACGAAAGACGGTATCTTGCTGCAAATCTTTACGCAAACCGTGATTGGCCCGGTGTTCTTCGAGATCATTCAGCGCAAAGGTAACGAAGGTTTTGGTGAAGGTAACTTCAAAGCGCTATTTGAATCGATTGAAGAAGACCAAATTCGCCGAGGAGTACTGAACGATGCATAA
- a CDS encoding homogentisate 1,2-dioxygenase, producing the protein MHKWITFPHREGVCSKQAHADFPEEAIYEREAGRSGFFGPAAHFHHQHAPTSWSEWEGELRPRAFDFNLVEKASHITPWAVPHLLHNANCKIRVWRMDEKMDFLVRNADGDELLFIHQGTADLYCDYGHLKVSEGDYVMIPRSTSWRLEPSEPMFILMIENTDAAYTLPEKGMVGNHAVFDPAVLETPSINDEFRAQYSENRTQVQVKRHDKVSVITYPFNPLDAIGWHGDLAVVKVNWRDIRPLMSHRYHLPPSAHTTFVGAGFVVCTFVPRPIESDPGALKVPFYHNNDDYDEVLFYHAGDFFSRDNIEAGMVTFHPAGFTHGPHPKAFKAGQEYKKKFTDEVAVMIDTRHALQFSDELEKVENKEYVYSWQEK; encoded by the coding sequence ATGCATAAATGGATCACATTCCCTCATCGGGAGGGAGTGTGCTCAAAGCAAGCACATGCTGATTTCCCGGAAGAGGCAATTTATGAACGTGAAGCAGGTCGAAGTGGATTCTTTGGCCCTGCGGCACATTTTCATCATCAACACGCACCAACAAGTTGGTCTGAGTGGGAAGGGGAGCTTCGCCCACGAGCGTTTGATTTCAATCTCGTAGAGAAAGCCAGCCACATAACGCCTTGGGCGGTGCCGCATTTACTGCATAACGCTAACTGCAAAATCCGTGTTTGGCGTATGGATGAAAAGATGGATTTTCTGGTAAGAAATGCGGACGGCGATGAGCTGCTGTTTATCCACCAGGGGACTGCCGATCTTTACTGTGACTACGGGCACTTAAAGGTGAGCGAAGGGGATTATGTCATGATCCCGCGCTCAACGAGCTGGCGCTTAGAGCCAAGCGAGCCGATGTTTATTCTGATGATAGAAAACACCGATGCGGCTTATACCTTGCCAGAAAAGGGCATGGTGGGAAATCACGCTGTGTTTGATCCTGCCGTACTGGAAACACCGTCGATAAACGATGAGTTCCGAGCGCAATATTCTGAGAACCGCACACAGGTACAGGTGAAGCGTCACGATAAAGTGAGTGTTATCACCTATCCGTTTAATCCTTTAGATGCAATTGGTTGGCATGGTGACTTAGCGGTAGTCAAAGTGAACTGGCGTGATATTCGTCCACTTATGTCGCACCGTTACCACTTACCACCGTCCGCGCATACTACATTTGTAGGAGCAGGATTTGTGGTGTGTACCTTTGTTCCTCGTCCGATTGAGAGTGATCCTGGCGCGCTTAAAGTACCGTTCTACCACAATAATGACGACTATGACGAAGTCTTGTTCTACCACGCAGGCGACTTCTTCAGCCGTGACAATATTGAAGCGGGCATGGTGACATTCCACCCAGCTGGCTTTACGCACGGCCCTCACCCGAAAGCATTTAAAGCGGGTCAGGAATACAAGAAGAAGTTTACCGACGAAGTGGCGGTGATGATAGATACGCGCCACGCGCTTCAGTTCTCGGATGAACTGGAAAAGGTAGAAAACAAAGAATACGTCTACAGCTGGCAAGAAAAATAA